One Halorientalis litorea DNA segment encodes these proteins:
- a CDS encoding glycosyltransferase family 4 protein — protein sequence MRIGVYNPAVGTRYSGGTETFLREMIRRLQTDHEVVLYTGDGDILPELDLPNVDVTGLPWLDKSRRATDLLRTATAGQMLPAEVESLSLFGGARFGRRIDADGIDVLSTHYYLDNLLVSRAVDVPTLFRFPGIRSPSIRWRVMARHADPSLYVSNSETTAGRVETWLDLDIAGTVYAGVDTDRFHPDVSPAIDRDEFTVLFVGRLDAGKGLAELVDAVARLRESTPARLLLVGDGTLRSDLEARAEKRGIRDAVTFAGEVEHGEIHHYYASCDAFCLPSEHEGFPVVNVEAMASGKPVVSTHIPAVEEQIVHEEDGLLVDVGDVDALAAALERLATNPGLRERLGEAAREKAVAEFTWGVQADRMATLYERARDEGTRR from the coding sequence ATGCGCATCGGGGTCTACAATCCCGCAGTCGGGACACGGTACTCGGGTGGCACGGAGACGTTCCTCCGAGAGATGATTCGTCGCCTCCAGACCGACCACGAGGTGGTCCTCTACACCGGGGACGGGGATATCCTCCCCGAACTGGACTTGCCGAACGTCGACGTGACGGGCCTGCCGTGGCTGGACAAGTCCCGCCGGGCGACGGACCTCCTGCGGACGGCGACGGCAGGACAGATGCTCCCGGCGGAGGTGGAGTCGCTGTCGCTGTTCGGCGGCGCGCGCTTCGGCCGGCGTATCGACGCCGACGGCATCGACGTCCTCTCGACGCACTACTACCTCGACAACCTCCTCGTCTCACGGGCAGTCGACGTGCCGACGCTCTTTCGCTTCCCGGGCATCCGGTCGCCGTCGATTCGCTGGCGCGTGATGGCGCGCCACGCGGACCCGTCGCTGTACGTGAGCAACAGCGAGACGACGGCCGGGCGCGTGGAGACGTGGCTGGACCTCGATATCGCGGGGACGGTGTACGCGGGCGTCGACACGGACAGGTTCCACCCGGACGTGTCCCCCGCCATCGACCGCGACGAGTTTACAGTGCTGTTCGTCGGCCGTCTAGACGCCGGGAAGGGGCTGGCAGAACTCGTCGACGCCGTGGCGCGCCTCCGCGAGTCGACGCCGGCGCGTCTCCTCCTCGTCGGCGACGGGACGCTCCGCTCGGACCTCGAAGCCCGCGCCGAAAAGCGCGGCATCCGCGACGCGGTGACCTTCGCCGGGGAAGTCGAACACGGGGAGATACACCACTACTACGCCTCGTGTGACGCGTTCTGTCTCCCCTCCGAACACGAGGGGTTCCCGGTGGTCAACGTGGAGGCGATGGCCAGCGGGAAACCGGTCGTCAGCACGCACATCCCGGCAGTCGAGGAGCAAATCGTCCACGAGGAGGACGGCCTGCTGGTCGACGTTGGCGATGTCGACGCGCTCGCGGCCGCACTCGAACGCCTCGCCACGAACCCCGGACTGCGGGAGCGACTGGGCGAGGCCGCCCGCGAGAAGGCCGTCGCCGAGTTCACGTGGGGCGTGCAGGCCGACCGGATGGCGACACTCTACGAACGCGCCCGGGACGAGGGGACGCGACGATGA
- a CDS encoding nucleotidyltransferase family protein, translating into MADPTSVSQGAFRSVLSLTDSAATLDPHVADGVTAEGLDRGFRKNKLATSALADADVTTSLANQEPLAESMSAHARQLEIHEDRIGVVEDLLDGEGWEYLHIKKLRNPYSVMADIDLLVTDADDVVEMSEKLVAEEFTLKQSRLLCHPLKVNAHKYVDGQNNPVDIYPDAIWVRKKVCEGQAVLDRGETTEFGGRTVPVPDPEDSFHLVATHAYAHMRLTLAEVLHGFEMVDADFDWERVVGMARTYGSMDSVYLFVRAMDAYAEAYRAENPVPEWVLSDLRASRPSKKLEAWFETAADPFVLPLQVPRRIACVSSSGHYLRRSLGSMSPADTLYGTLTHYVILANQVI; encoded by the coding sequence ATGGCCGACCCGACCAGCGTGTCTCAAGGGGCATTTCGGAGTGTTTTATCTCTTACTGATTCGGCGGCGACGCTCGACCCGCACGTCGCGGACGGCGTCACCGCCGAGGGGCTCGACCGGGGATTCCGCAAGAACAAACTCGCGACATCCGCGTTGGCCGACGCCGACGTGACCACCTCGCTGGCCAATCAGGAACCGCTGGCCGAGTCGATGTCTGCCCACGCGCGCCAACTCGAAATCCACGAGGACCGTATCGGCGTCGTCGAGGACCTCCTCGACGGCGAGGGGTGGGAGTATCTCCACATCAAGAAACTCAGGAACCCCTACAGCGTGATGGCGGACATCGACCTGCTCGTCACCGACGCCGACGACGTGGTCGAGATGTCGGAGAAACTCGTCGCCGAGGAGTTCACGCTCAAGCAGTCTCGCCTGCTCTGTCACCCGCTGAAGGTCAACGCACACAAGTACGTCGACGGGCAGAACAACCCGGTCGACATCTACCCCGACGCGATTTGGGTACGCAAGAAGGTCTGTGAGGGCCAAGCGGTACTCGACAGAGGCGAGACGACCGAGTTCGGCGGGCGGACGGTCCCCGTTCCGGACCCCGAGGACAGTTTCCACCTCGTCGCTACCCACGCCTACGCCCACATGCGACTCACGCTCGCGGAGGTACTCCACGGCTTCGAGATGGTCGATGCGGACTTCGACTGGGAGCGCGTCGTCGGGATGGCCCGGACCTACGGGTCGATGGACAGCGTCTACCTGTTCGTGCGCGCGATGGACGCCTACGCCGAGGCGTACCGCGCCGAGAACCCGGTGCCAGAGTGGGTACTCTCGGACCTCCGGGCGTCACGCCCCTCGAAGAAACTCGAGGCGTGGTTCGAGACGGCGGCCGACCCGTTCGTGTTGCCGTTGCAGGTGCCGCGCCGAATCGCCTGCGTCTCCTCCTCGGGGCACTACCTCCGGCGGTCGCTCGGGTCGATGTCGCCGGCGGACACGCTGTACGGCACGCTGACTCACTACGTCATCCTCGCGAATCAGGTGATATAG
- a CDS encoding oligosaccharyl transferase, archaeosortase A system-associated, producing MSQRRGRLTEYDFDAALEDLRDWYHVPSLLVLMAFMFWVRARSWGNFVRDGQVLFSGNDPWYHLRQTTYTVQNWPQTMPFDAHTYFPYGTANSQFGTLFDQVVATAALVVGLGDPSQQTIAMTLLFAPAVIGTLVAIPVYLGGKRLGGRFGGVLGVLVLALSTGGFLGRGLVGFSDHHIAEVFLQMMAVVAFMTALGVAESEYPVWELVANREWGALRKSAGWAALAGVALALYLWTWPPGVLLVGILGIFFLLQITLDYVRGASPEPVAFVGAVALGVTGVLMLLPLNSFAFTATDFSLLQPFLTFGIAGGCVFMAYLAREFDDRDLDPRTYPFAVLGAIAAVALVAAVLVPDFLQYIVKNTGRVVGLGGGAQSGTIGEAQPLPRPFVTLFSSYGLAFVSAGVGALLMLGAYLRRRDASSEWFLVVIWSVIILLATLTQQRFSYYLVLPIALVNAYVVRLVLTYISPGEGTEGVQTFQVLAVLTVLIILVAPLAVGAPDRPTTAWERGGANAPSSGVVGWDSGLDWMGDNTPTPGTYGGEDNAMELYGTNERTDDYDYAPGAYGVISWWDYGHWITSRSGRIPTANPFQQGATDAANFLLAPNETQAERVVGEMSENDSQPQYVMVDWKMVNEWPEANGKFFAPIIFYDEADIDRGDFFSRVLQIQGQQAQKAYYLRSQRYYESMVNRLWYFHGSARQPTPVVANYDERVVRGQRFLTTPTGNQSRYRVFGNPLQSPQQSVQQAREFVEEDGSAQVGGIGPNPPEYVDALEHYRLVHNSNTSAIQRGSPYLLSLRRTLTGLAGNTQQMSQQELAQTQGQIQSLLLPTGASPPWVKVFERVDGATIEGTAPTNTTVTARVEMNAPTNNETFTYTQRAETGEDGTFTMTVPYSTTGYDQWGPENGHTNVSTRATGDYQFTTGIQRADDGSVVRYTDSASVSEAQVIGEDDSTVQVELSEEVLREPSEDGGSTDSGTDGNSTSEQSRVAGPERTVATP from the coding sequence ATGAGCCAGCGTAGGGGGCGACTCACAGAGTACGACTTCGACGCCGCACTCGAGGACCTGCGGGACTGGTACCACGTCCCGTCACTCCTCGTGTTGATGGCGTTCATGTTCTGGGTCAGGGCCCGGAGTTGGGGGAACTTCGTCCGCGACGGACAGGTACTCTTCTCCGGGAACGACCCGTGGTATCACCTTCGACAGACGACCTACACGGTCCAGAACTGGCCACAGACGATGCCGTTCGACGCGCACACGTACTTCCCGTACGGGACGGCCAACAGCCAGTTCGGGACGCTGTTCGACCAAGTCGTCGCCACCGCTGCTCTCGTCGTCGGCCTCGGCGACCCGAGTCAACAGACCATCGCGATGACGCTCCTGTTCGCGCCCGCAGTCATCGGGACGCTCGTCGCTATCCCCGTCTACCTCGGCGGCAAGCGTCTCGGCGGTCGCTTCGGCGGGGTGTTGGGGGTACTGGTCCTCGCGCTTTCGACGGGCGGGTTCCTCGGCCGTGGGCTAGTCGGCTTCTCCGACCACCACATCGCGGAGGTGTTCTTGCAGATGATGGCCGTCGTCGCGTTCATGACCGCGCTCGGCGTCGCCGAGTCCGAGTACCCCGTCTGGGAACTCGTCGCGAACCGCGAGTGGGGTGCCCTCAGGAAGTCCGCCGGGTGGGCGGCACTCGCGGGCGTCGCACTCGCGCTGTATCTCTGGACGTGGCCGCCGGGCGTCCTGCTGGTCGGGATTCTCGGTATCTTCTTCCTCCTCCAGATTACGCTCGACTACGTCCGCGGTGCCAGTCCCGAACCGGTCGCCTTCGTCGGTGCCGTCGCCTTGGGCGTGACTGGTGTGCTGATGCTCCTGCCGCTCAACTCCTTCGCGTTCACGGCGACGGACTTCTCGCTGCTCCAACCGTTCCTCACGTTCGGTATCGCTGGTGGGTGTGTGTTCATGGCCTACCTCGCACGGGAGTTCGACGACAGGGACCTCGACCCGCGCACGTACCCGTTCGCGGTACTCGGTGCTATCGCCGCCGTCGCGCTGGTGGCGGCCGTTCTCGTCCCGGATTTCCTCCAGTACATCGTGAAGAACACGGGCCGGGTCGTCGGCCTCGGCGGCGGGGCACAGTCAGGCACTATCGGTGAGGCACAGCCCCTCCCGCGGCCGTTCGTAACGCTGTTTTCGAGTTACGGGCTGGCGTTCGTCAGTGCCGGGGTCGGCGCGTTGCTGATGCTCGGGGCGTACCTCCGTCGGCGTGACGCCTCGTCCGAGTGGTTCCTCGTCGTCATCTGGAGTGTCATCATTCTGCTGGCGACGCTCACCCAACAGCGGTTCAGTTACTACCTCGTCCTCCCGATAGCACTAGTCAACGCGTACGTGGTCAGACTAGTTCTCACGTACATCTCTCCCGGTGAAGGGACCGAAGGCGTCCAGACGTTCCAAGTCCTCGCAGTTCTCACCGTCCTCATCATCCTCGTCGCGCCGCTGGCCGTCGGTGCCCCGGACCGGCCCACGACGGCGTGGGAGCGCGGTGGCGCGAACGCGCCGAGTTCCGGCGTGGTCGGCTGGGATAGCGGCCTCGATTGGATGGGCGACAACACACCGACACCGGGCACGTACGGCGGTGAAGACAACGCGATGGAGCTGTACGGCACCAACGAACGGACCGACGACTACGACTACGCGCCGGGGGCGTACGGCGTCATTTCGTGGTGGGACTACGGGCACTGGATTACGAGTCGCAGCGGCCGGATACCGACGGCCAACCCGTTCCAGCAGGGAGCCACCGACGCGGCGAACTTCCTGCTCGCACCCAACGAGACGCAGGCAGAGCGCGTCGTCGGGGAGATGAGCGAGAACGACAGCCAGCCACAGTACGTCATGGTCGACTGGAAGATGGTCAACGAGTGGCCGGAGGCCAACGGGAAGTTCTTCGCACCCATCATCTTCTACGACGAGGCGGACATCGACCGCGGTGACTTCTTCAGCCGCGTGCTCCAGATACAGGGCCAACAGGCACAGAAGGCCTACTACCTCCGAAGTCAGCGGTACTACGAGAGCATGGTCAACCGGCTGTGGTACTTCCACGGGAGTGCCCGACAGCCGACGCCAGTCGTCGCCAACTACGACGAGCGGGTCGTCCGGGGCCAGCGGTTCCTGACGACTCCGACCGGCAACCAGTCCCGGTACCGGGTGTTCGGCAATCCCCTCCAGTCGCCACAGCAATCGGTCCAACAGGCACGGGAGTTCGTCGAGGAGGACGGCTCGGCGCAGGTGGGCGGAATCGGCCCGAACCCGCCGGAGTACGTCGACGCGCTCGAACACTACCGGCTGGTCCACAACTCGAACACCTCGGCGATTCAGCGCGGGAGTCCGTACCTCCTCTCGCTCAGGCGGACGCTGACGGGACTCGCCGGAAACACCCAGCAGATGAGCCAGCAGGAGTTGGCACAGACCCAGGGACAGATTCAGTCGCTGCTGCTCCCCACCGGTGCGTCCCCGCCGTGGGTGAAGGTGTTCGAGCGCGTGGACGGTGCCACCATCGAAGGAACGGCACCGACGAACACGACGGTCACCGCGAGGGTGGAGATGAACGCACCGACGAACAACGAGACGTTCACCTACACCCAGCGTGCCGAAACCGGTGAGGACGGGACGTTCACGATGACCGTCCCGTACTCCACCACCGGGTACGACCAGTGGGGGCCGGAGAACGGGCACACGAACGTCAGCACCCGCGCGACGGGTGACTACCAGTTCACCACGGGTATTCAGCGGGCTGACGACGGGTCTGTCGTCCGGTACACCGATAGTGCGAGCGTCAGCGAGGCGCAGGTCATCGGCGAAGACGACAGTACGGTACAGGTCGAACTGTCCGAAGAAGTGCTCCGAGAACCGTCCGAAGACGGCGGTTCCACGGACTCGGGAACAGACGGTAACTCGACGAGCGAGCAGTCACGCGTCGCCGGGCCGGAGCGGACCGTGGCGACGCCGTAG
- a CDS encoding glycosyltransferase, with protein MTGAGPEDGVELADLDVAVAHWHVNAWGGAEYLVTRLAEALDCGQVYTVGSPDPDDPNPYGDVAFVDVTDGLSPRPLRKLQARAGRVFEYALWEDVDWRDYGHPDVLVTSGATTRAVITPDDTLHVNYCHSPPRWFYDLYHDRKDSLTGILARPLVRYLRLRDATVDRRVDRYFANSPVIARRIRKYYQRESEVLYPPVDIDAYDDAGDDGFYLHLGRLDEEKGVPAIVDAFAESDHELVLAGGRGDVSEAVMDRIRRSETIDYRGFVSEGEKRALLGTCRAVVFNGRNEDFGIVPVEANASGKACLTRDEGFPGQFVTDGENGYCHDGSPDDITAAVERFEGQGIAGSPREHVETFAFDAFREQLGSRVTAWYDEFSLV; from the coding sequence ATGACAGGGGCGGGGCCTGAGGACGGGGTGGAACTCGCTGACCTCGACGTAGCCGTCGCTCACTGGCACGTCAACGCCTGGGGTGGAGCCGAGTATCTCGTGACCAGACTGGCCGAGGCACTCGACTGTGGGCAGGTGTACACCGTCGGGTCGCCGGACCCGGACGACCCCAACCCCTACGGAGACGTGGCGTTCGTCGACGTGACCGATGGCTTGTCGCCGCGGCCGCTCCGGAAACTGCAGGCCCGCGCCGGCCGGGTGTTCGAGTACGCGCTCTGGGAGGACGTGGACTGGCGCGACTACGGCCACCCGGACGTACTCGTCACCTCGGGCGCGACGACGCGGGCGGTCATCACGCCAGACGACACGCTCCACGTCAACTACTGTCACTCTCCGCCACGGTGGTTCTACGACCTCTATCACGACCGGAAGGACTCGCTGACGGGGATACTCGCGCGGCCGCTGGTTCGGTACCTGCGTCTCCGAGACGCCACCGTCGACCGCAGAGTGGACCGTTACTTCGCGAACAGCCCCGTCATCGCCCGCCGGATTCGGAAGTACTACCAGCGGGAGTCCGAAGTGCTGTACCCGCCCGTCGATATCGACGCCTACGACGATGCAGGCGACGACGGGTTCTACCTGCACCTCGGCCGTCTCGACGAAGAGAAGGGCGTGCCGGCCATCGTCGACGCCTTCGCGGAGTCCGACCACGAGTTGGTCCTCGCGGGCGGCCGCGGCGACGTGAGCGAGGCCGTGATGGACCGGATTCGCAGGAGCGAGACCATCGACTACCGTGGGTTCGTCTCGGAGGGCGAAAAGCGGGCGTTGCTCGGGACGTGTCGTGCCGTGGTGTTCAACGGCCGCAACGAGGACTTCGGTATCGTCCCCGTCGAGGCGAACGCGAGCGGGAAGGCCTGTCTGACACGCGACGAGGGGTTCCCCGGCCAGTTCGTCACGGACGGCGAGAACGGGTACTGTCACGACGGGTCGCCGGACGATATCACGGCCGCAGTCGAGCGGTTCGAGGGTCAGGGAATTGCCGGTAGTCCGCGGGAACACGTCGAGACGTTCGCGTTCGACGCGTTCCGCGAGCAGTTGGGGTCACGGGTCACCGCGTGGTACGACGAGTTCAGTCTCGTGTGA
- a CDS encoding alkaline phosphatase family protein, whose amino-acid sequence MSNDVILVGVDGATYDLLDDWVASGVLPNFAAIAESGVSHTLESVVPTQSVPAWPSFNSGKNPAKHGLFAFNEDVKGDGDVLVDSRRLHSPRFWDYLADDGMAPGVVGSVLTYPPRHLAHGFEIAGPLTPSDATEFTAPSSLGEELRAEVPDYSFGPDLGGSREDIQRACIDSVDHRATASKHLMTEKEWDFYSVLFIATDRVQHKLWDTPEMIRPVYERVDEFLGWVRAEFPDANLLVVSDHGFTAPPERDFFLDTWLAERGDDDAGAGASRKYALAKRVYSTVRQSTGINLRGVLPAAVESWLTDSGDGGGDEPSIRAASNTHFDGVFVSDARDDYEQVREELIEDLLALRHPQTGDPVVSEAWKREERYSGEYLHLVPDVVVLPHPNYNVNANPYTDTFGQFPGMENEGTHDAAPDGILLGAGPDIAATDERGRVSLLDVPPTILHLLGSAVPEDVDGTVLTDALAGGPADRSVEYREPLAYTPESDEGDLDERNDVEDRLEDLGYL is encoded by the coding sequence ATGTCGAACGACGTGATTCTGGTCGGCGTCGACGGCGCGACCTACGACCTGCTCGACGACTGGGTGGCTTCGGGGGTACTACCCAACTTCGCGGCCATCGCCGAGAGCGGCGTCTCGCACACACTCGAATCCGTCGTCCCGACGCAATCCGTTCCCGCGTGGCCGTCGTTCAACTCCGGCAAGAACCCGGCCAAACACGGCCTGTTCGCGTTCAACGAGGACGTGAAGGGGGACGGCGACGTACTCGTGGACTCCCGACGGCTCCACAGCCCACGGTTCTGGGACTACCTCGCCGACGACGGAATGGCTCCGGGCGTCGTCGGGTCCGTACTCACGTACCCGCCCCGTCACCTCGCGCACGGTTTCGAGATTGCGGGACCGCTGACACCGAGCGATGCCACGGAGTTCACCGCACCGTCGTCGCTCGGTGAAGAGCTCCGGGCAGAGGTGCCGGACTACTCCTTCGGGCCGGACCTCGGGGGGTCACGCGAAGACATCCAGCGAGCGTGCATAGACAGCGTCGACCACCGTGCAACGGCGAGCAAGCACCTCATGACGGAGAAGGAGTGGGACTTCTACTCGGTGCTGTTCATCGCCACCGACCGCGTCCAGCACAAACTCTGGGACACACCCGAGATGATACGGCCCGTCTACGAGCGTGTCGACGAGTTCTTGGGCTGGGTCCGCGCGGAGTTCCCGGACGCGAACCTGCTCGTCGTCTCGGACCACGGGTTCACCGCACCGCCCGAACGGGACTTTTTCCTCGATACGTGGCTGGCCGAACGCGGGGACGACGACGCCGGGGCGGGTGCCAGCCGAAAGTACGCGCTGGCAAAGCGCGTCTACTCGACAGTTCGGCAGTCGACGGGCATCAACCTCCGTGGCGTCCTCCCGGCGGCAGTCGAGTCGTGGCTCACCGACTCGGGCGACGGCGGGGGCGACGAGCCATCCATTCGGGCCGCGAGTAACACGCACTTCGACGGCGTGTTCGTCTCCGACGCGCGCGACGATTACGAGCAGGTCCGGGAAGAACTCATCGAGGACTTGCTCGCGTTGCGGCACCCGCAGACTGGCGACCCGGTGGTCAGCGAGGCGTGGAAACGCGAGGAGCGATACAGCGGGGAGTACCTTCACCTCGTCCCGGACGTGGTGGTCTTGCCACACCCGAACTACAACGTCAACGCCAACCCGTACACCGACACGTTCGGTCAGTTCCCCGGCATGGAGAACGAAGGGACCCACGACGCGGCTCCCGACGGAATCCTCCTCGGTGCCGGACCGGACATCGCGGCGACGGACGAACGTGGCCGGGTGTCTCTTCTCGACGTGCCGCCGACGATACTCCACCTCCTCGGGTCGGCCGTTCCCGAGGACGTAGACGGCACCGTACTGACGGATGCCCTCGCTGGAGGACCGGCCGACCGGTCGGTGGAGTATCGGGAGCCACTCGCGTACACGCCCGAGAGCGACGAGGGCGACTTGGACGAACGGAACGACGTGGAAGACAGACTGGAGGACCTTGGATACCTGTGA
- the aglG gene encoding glucosyl-dolichyl phosphate glucuronosyltransferase, whose protein sequence is MRVSVVLCTHTLDRYDVFTEAVESIRDQTHDDTELVLVSDGSQAVCDRLRADWGSRDDVLVHCNDANVGLLESRNNGARAATGEVVAFIDDDAVADAEWVERLVRAYEEEDALAAGGKMAPEWVAGRPAFLPAEFYWLVGVTQRGFADGPGEVRNTFGSNISFRRDVFLELGGFDTEIGGRQGDANLQGGETELAARLQAEYGHGVYYDPDAVVAHKVFDFRTRPRWLLDRAFWQGYSKRGMEVLTPESSDEEFDFLGRLLTEFAPARAKNLIINPSVERFLQFVMLFVFTGVVGAGYLYGMTKWR, encoded by the coding sequence ATGCGGGTCTCGGTCGTCCTCTGTACTCACACGCTCGACCGGTACGACGTGTTCACGGAGGCAGTCGAGAGCATCCGCGACCAGACCCACGACGATACCGAACTCGTCCTCGTCAGCGACGGCTCACAGGCCGTCTGCGACCGTCTCCGGGCGGATTGGGGAAGCCGAGACGACGTTCTCGTTCACTGTAACGACGCGAACGTGGGCCTGTTGGAGAGCCGAAACAACGGCGCGCGCGCCGCGACGGGTGAGGTGGTCGCCTTCATCGACGACGACGCGGTTGCAGACGCCGAGTGGGTCGAACGCCTCGTCAGAGCCTACGAGGAGGAGGACGCGCTCGCGGCCGGCGGCAAGATGGCACCCGAGTGGGTGGCGGGCCGCCCCGCGTTCCTCCCGGCGGAGTTCTACTGGCTGGTCGGCGTCACCCAGCGCGGGTTCGCCGACGGCCCCGGCGAAGTCCGCAACACCTTCGGCTCGAACATTTCCTTCCGGCGGGACGTGTTCCTCGAACTCGGCGGGTTCGACACGGAAATCGGGGGCCGCCAAGGCGACGCGAACCTCCAGGGCGGCGAGACGGAACTCGCCGCACGACTGCAGGCCGAGTACGGCCACGGCGTCTACTACGACCCGGACGCCGTCGTCGCTCACAAGGTGTTCGACTTCAGGACTCGGCCGCGCTGGCTGTTGGACCGGGCCTTCTGGCAGGGGTACTCCAAACGAGGAATGGAGGTGTTGACGCCCGAGTCCTCCGACGAAGAGTTCGATTTCCTCGGCCGCCTTCTCACCGAGTTCGCGCCTGCACGTGCGAAGAACCTCATAATCAACCCGTCGGTGGAGCGGTTCCTCCAGTTCGTGATGCTGTTCGTGTTCACCGGCGTCGTCGGGGCAGGGTATCTCTACGGGATGACGAAGTGGCGGTGA